From Besnoitia besnoiti strain Bb-Ger1 chromosome X, whole genome shotgun sequence, one genomic window encodes:
- a CDS encoding RNA recognition motif-containing protein (encoded by transcript BESB_016570) encodes MPRGIAEDQEGRKVYIGGIEADTTTEELESLFGKYGAISTVWVARNPPGFAFLTFEDYRDAKDAVAELDGYRFRGKPIRVEIARGPGDKSRGRRRFAEEDRRDGRGREDWAWHPREDERRRDDERRSREDYDRRRPREEDGRYCSNDEDHRPREDDYARRRDRSRSRSDERRYGLHS; translated from the exons ATGCCTCGTGGTATTGCAGAAGATCAAGAGGGCCGCAAGGTCTACATCG GCGGCATCGAGGCCGACACCACGACCGAGGAGCTCGAGAGTCTCTTCGGGAAGTACGGCGCCATCAGCACTGTCTGGGTGGCACGCAATCCCCCTGGGTTTGCGTTCTTG ACTTTCGAAGACTACCGCGACGCCAAGGACGCCGTTGCGGAGCTTGACGGCTACCGCTTCAGAGGCAAACC GATTCGCGTGGAGATCGCGCGTGGACCGGGAGACAAGagccgcggtcggcgccgctTTGCGGAGGAGGACCGACGTGAcgggcgcggtcgcgaggACTGGGCGTGGCACCCGCGGGAGGacgagcgccggcgagatgatgagcgccgcagccgcgaggacTACGACCGCCGCAGACCCCGGGAGGAAGACGGGCGCTACTGCAGCAACGATGAGGACCACCGtccgcgcgaagacgactacgcgcgacgcagagaccgcagccgcagccgaagCGACGAAAGAAGGTACGGGCTGCACAGCTAG
- a CDS encoding translation initiation factor sui1 protein (encoded by transcript BESB_016560), translating into MFRKKAGLGTQSLLGNKDRKKLRDQALKLFPSLSESDFDALLPPKEEISVAKLQFPQTAAASAAAAPSLPALLSATGSNRGSVYACKGEPIFFDVNGLLIPSVYALWRLPCMLPTFVVHAPVSSFILKGADLMLPGVIWRLTLEGEDQRKKVLNAEAEKPGSLAIDVQQLWAVRVAGNKYPFAVGRSAVAAHSLHHLAGKGKALEIIHAFGDGLWQLGSQSSPNSLFTAKQILGAADDAETAVSLASVAPAPAGEANEPAAPACLEGDGWDDGSGAADEKPAEEETAEDDAPDEPETPTREAETPSIAEGGEGDNAEENAEEDGERRSQAPTATLPPELMDEYLRLCALEILHAISDDQLPMDISALNSKIATDAPAVYVEKLRGEGKLAAFVPPDVRKASYKKLTKFVQSLSKKKLLQTKEVRGVVSMVKVNRKHPDYLAYTPIPEKTKKKIAERIAATEAGSGAATQGDAGVETADKLKAGDASPSCAQGCSGSGPLVLEFCVPPQKLLKIFQALDVQTGKDIFFTFTEAKEILTRYVEAVEQAQQEKREDDAAASPMDKGKKQSGGRGDSLVLDPLLKEALLSKDELAELMDRTSEVKMKKEQVFSRWQALLQPCHAIVPPGAPEDFDVTSLKIHKGPWQPVKITVDDRFGGRKHITSIVGVHAFLLDPKTVAEYLQRKLASAASTYAPPGQKEQNGIIVQGNMATAVADALVSHFKLQRKYLLVDQKKPKSGGGRK; encoded by the exons ATGTTCAGAAAGAAGGCCGGGCTGGGAACGCAGAGCCTCCTCGGTAACAAAGACCGAAAGAA GCTGCGCGACCAAGCGCTGAAGCTCTTCCCGAGCTTGTCGGAGTCCGACTTCGACGCGCTGCTCCCCCCGAAGGAGGAGATCTCCGTCGCGAAGCTCCAGTTCCCGCagaccgcggcggcctctgcggcggccgcgccgtcgctgccggcgctcctGAGCGCCACAGGCAGCAACCGCGGCAGCGTCTACGCATGCAAAGGCGAACCGATCTTTTTTGATGTCAACGGGCTTCTCATTCCTTCG GTTTACGCACTATGGCGTCTGCCATGCATGCTGCCGACGTTTGTGGTGCATGCGCCGGTCTCGTCCTTCATTCTCAAAGGCGCAGACCTGATGCTGCCAGGAGTCATCTGGCGGCTCACTCTCGAGGGTGAAGACCAGCGAAAGAAGGTGCTaaacgccgaggcggagaagcctGGCAGCCTCGCGATCGATGTGCAGCAACTCTGGGctgtgcgcgtcgccggaaACAA ATACCCGTTTGCCgtcggccgcagcgccgtcgccgcgcactcGCTTCACCACCTCGCAGGCAAAGGCAAGGCGCTAGAGATCATCCACGCCTTCGGCGACGGCCTCTG GCAGTTGGGGTCGCAGTCATCGCCGAACAGTCTCTTCACCGCGAAGCAGATCTTGGGCGcggccgacgacgcggagaccgcaGTGTCCCTCGCCAGCGTCGCTCCAGCCccagcgggcgaggcgaacgagcccgcggcgcccgcatgCCTTGAGGGCGACGGCTGGGACGacgggagcggcgccgccgacgaaaagccggcggaagaggagaccgctgaggacgacgcgcccgACGAGCCCGAAACCCCCACCAGAGAGGCTGAGACGCCCTCCATCGCCGAAGGTGGAGAGGGCGACAACGCTGAGGAAAACGCtgaggaagacggagagaggaggtCGCAAGCACCCACGGCCACGCTGCCCCCGGAG ctgatGGACGAGTACCTGAGGCTCTGCGCCCTGGAGATTCTCCACGCGATCTCCGACGACCAACTTCCCATGGATATCTCGGCGCTCAACAg CAAAATCGCGACCGACGCGCCGGCCGTCTATGTCGAGAAGCtacgcggcgaaggcaagCTAGCGGCCTTCGTCCCCCCAGACGTGCGGAAGGCATCGTACAAGAAG CTGACCAAGTTCGTTCAGTCGCTGTCGAAGAAGAAACTTCTTCAGACCAAAGAAGTCCGCGGCGTTGTCTCCATGGTGAAAGTCAATCGCAAGCACCCTGACTACCTCGCCTACACGCCGATTCccgagaaaacgaaaaagaagaTCGCCGAGCGCATCGCAGCCACGGAGGCCGGCAGCGGGGCTGCGACCCAGGGAGACGCTGGGGTGGAGACAGCTGACAAGCTcaaggcaggcgacgcgtctcCGAGCTGTGCGCAGGGCTGCAGTGGCTCTG gcccGTTGGTGCTGGAGTTTTGCGTCCCGCCACAGAAGCTCCTCAAGATCTTCCAGGCACTGGACGTCCAAACTGGGAA AGACATTTTCTTCACTTTCACCGAAGCGAAGGAGATCTTGACGCGGTACGTAGAGGCCGTTGAGCAGGCGCAACaggagaagcgcgaagaCGATGCTGCCGCATCGCCGATGGACAAAGGGAAGAAGCAGTCCGGAGGTCGCGGTGACTCGCTCGTCCTGGACCCGCTCCTTAAAGAAGCCC TCCTTTCAAAAGACGAACTCGCCGAGCTGATGGACAGAACGAGCGAAGTTAAAATGAAGAAGGAGCAAGTGTTCTCCCGATGGCAGGCACTCCTGCAGCCGTGCCATGCCATCGTCCCGCCCGGCGCCCCGGAAGACTTTGACGTCACCAGCCTGAAAATCCA CAAGGGCCCTTGGCAGCCGGTGAAGATCACCGTCGACGACCGGTTCGGCGGCAGGAAGCATATCACGTCCATTGT AGGCGTCCACGCCTTCCTGTTGGATCCCAAAACCGTCGCTGAATACTTGCAGAGGAAACTTGCATCGGCGGCTTCGACGTACGCCCCTCCTGGCCAAAAGGAGCAGAACGGCATCATCGTTCAG GGAAACATGGCGACGGCGGTGGCAGACGCTCTGGTTTCACACTTCAAACTGCAGCGCAAGTACCTCCTTGTCGACCAGAAGAAACCCAAgtcgggcggcggccgaaaGTAA
- a CDS encoding leucine rich repeat-containing protein (encoded by transcript BESB_016580) → MAGAGNGGSGRPPPSRASTAGGANGEITLFSDELFSRRSAPVGFASGAPGASSKTHAPLKKSDFVEPQVIDEEVLKHGVVVNSSKPVDEPADPRDFAAAESLTLSYKNIMFIANLETFTGLTTLRLDNNIIEKIENLDHLVNLEWLDLSFNNISEISGLSNLKNLTDLSLYSNKISKIGPGLEGCPKLTVLSLGRNSIADLSQINLLRRHPRLRCLNLEGNPICKAENYTPHILAFLPKLRYLDYQLIDRRKIVAAQESVQPEELNEMKKQESIEAALVEQQKKREKTFQHLAANLCEFLDNVANRFFGDTAVPVAVTVLKDFPLLKEAYLEKLEMLTTSLRQTFEQRNAGRRQRVSAYEAAVRRAVLESEAEARTLLKQMQRRKKKVEKELESYLGERREILNRISAASARPTKLLSPPLAPTQNEDSSRLARHEDFQRLLQTRGPELFEAIDGFVADVDALRFHLLTSEATLEESLEESADTLEAAVDATMKFLLDRGSDFFRNLEETEKNFSSSLLELATAELDAFPAVMDEETNELRLQHLANKDEVLAACSSFLEAHLQHLMSMEDLMQNAISTWQRQYFENERQTQYERSRKHILEIHEAAEELKAKILHCRGILVRDRDDVRRHRAGARSDSEGPTPDEDDEECAEGDSASESQDETEERESDGENAADRDP, encoded by the exons ATGGCGGGCGCCGGAAATGGCGGCAGtggcaggccgccgccctcgcgagcGTCGACGGCCGGGGGGGCAAATGGGGAAATCACCCTTTTTTCTGACGAATTGTTTTCTCGTCGCTCTGCACCAGTTGGCTTTGCGAGCGGAGCCCCTGGCGCTTCGAGTAAAACGCATGCGCCTCTCAAGAAGTCCGATTTTGTCGAGCCCCAAGTTATTGACGAAGAAGTTTTGAAACACGGCGTAGTCGTGAATTCGTCCAAGCCAGTAGACGAACCGGCGGACCCAAGAGACTTTGCAGCCGCTGAGAGTCTCACGCTCAGTTACAAAAACATCATGTTCATCGCAAACCTCGAGACATTCACAG GGCTGACGACGTTGCGCCTCGACAACAACATTATCGAGAAGATTGAGAACTTGGATCACCTCGTGAACCTGGAGTGGCTAGATCTGTCTTTCAACAATATCTCCGAAATCAGCGGGTTGTCGAACTTGAAGAACTTAACGGATTTGTCTCTGTACTCCAATAAAATCTCAAAGATTGGACCAGGGCTAGAAGGCTGCCCCAAGTTGACGGTCTTGTCGCTCGGGCGGAACTCTATCGCCGACTTGTCGCAGATCAATCTTCTACGTAGGCACCCGAGACTCCGGTGTCTGAATCTGGAGGGAAACCCGATTTGCAAGGCGGAAAACTACACGCCGCACATTCTCGCGTTTTTGCCGAAACTTCGCTACCTGGACTACCAGCTGATCGACCGGCGGAAGATCGTCGCAGCCCAAGAATCTGTGCAGCCAGAGGAGTTGAATGAGATGAAAAAACAGGAAAGCATCGAGGCTGCGCTGGTGGAGCAACAGAAGAAACGTGAGAAAACGTTCCAGCACCTGGCAGCAAACCTCTGCGAATTCCTCGACAACGTCGCGAATCGATTCTTCGGCGACACAGCAGTTCCCGTTGCAGTAACGGTTCTCAAAGATTTCCCTCTCCTTAAAGAGGCATACCTTGAAAAGCTTGAGATGCTGACGACGAGTCTCAG GCAGACTTTTGAGCAGCGGAAtgcggggcggcgccaaCGCGTCTCGGCGTACGAGGCTGCGGTGCGGAGAGCGGTGttggagagcgaggccgaagCGCGCACGTTACTGAAGCAAatgcagagaaggaagaagaaagtcGAGAAGGAGCTCGAGTCGTACTTGGGTGAACGCCGGGAGATCCTCAACCGAATCTCCGCGGCCAGCGCGAGGCCTACCAAGCTcctttcgccgccgctcgcgcctaCTCAGA ACGAGGACTCCTCGCGTTTGGCGCGCCACGAAGACttccagcgcctgctgcagacgcgtggCCCTGAGCTCTTTGAGGCAATTGACGGATTCGTCGCGGACGTGGATGCCTTGCGGTTTCACTTGTTGACAAGTGAAGCGACGCTGGAAGAGAGCTTGGAAGAGAGCGCTGACACGCTCGAAGCCGCCGTGGATGCTACCATGAAGTTCCTTCTGGACCGCGGCTCTGACTTTTTTCGCAACCTCGAGGAGACCGAGAAAAacttcagcagcagcctccTGGAGCTCGCGACCGCCGAACTCGACGCATTCCCCGCAGTCATGGACGAAGAAACCAACGAGCTGAGGCTGCAGCACCTCGCAAACAA AGACGAAGTCTTGGCCGCGTGCAGTTCGTTCCTCGAGGCACACCTTCAGCACCTGATGTCGATGGAGGACCTCATGCAAAACGCGATAAGCACGTGGCAGCGGCAGTACTTTGAGAAtgagcggcagacgcagtaCGAGCGGAGCCGGAAGCACATTTTGGAGATccacgaggccgccgaggagctGAAGGCGAAAATTCTCCACTGCCGAGGCATTCTCGTGCGCGATCGAGACGACGTCCGCAGGcaccgcgcgggcgcgcgcagcgacagcgaaggccCCACACCCGACGAAGATGACGAGGAatgcgccgaaggcgacagcgcttCAGAATCGCAGGACGAAACCGAAGAAAGAGAGTCAGACGGAGAAAATGCGGCCGACAGGGACCCCTAG